ACAGGGTAAAAATAATGACACACAAAAATGATCTTAGAAAGGCATATTCAGAATTCCTGATGCagaaaatgtgattattttttctttaatgactgGAAATCTTTATTCCTTCAGAAAATAGTaacattatttattgaatgtcaCTACCTGTTTGGTGGTTTACTAGATAGCCACTCAAGGTATTTTATTAAGTAAGCActcaaattattttcattaaacaaaagtaaaaagacTTTTCATGTTGGAATTGTTTCGTTATGaattaaaaacttagaaaaacaTTCTCAATATCTTCCCTAAATTTAAATGAATCAAATGACAAATAATACTAAGCTAAGCACTGTCATTACCTTTaaaatctaagttttctgaaagttttacttttcaaTCAATATTAATATGATCTGGGTCACACTATTAACTGTCACTCAaactttatgtttaaaaaagaaatattttttgttaaagAGCAGATTAACAACACATTTTCCATGTTCTTATAAAAAAACAAGATTCTGATATGCATAATGAATCTAAATCAAAAATCCATACATGGTAGCGGAAATTCTGTCAACTTTTAGCCTAATACAACATAAATCCACAGTTATTTTGCATAAACAATTCAAAATTTAAGTTTATAATGGAAATGTCAACAAGTCTTAACTACAACATTACTGCTGATGGGTTCCACTATAGTTCACCCAGGCACAGCAGATGTGCACATCTGATGGACAGACTGCTTAGAAAATTAAAGCTATCAGAGCTATAAATTAGGAATACATAAATATGAACACAACAATGCCAAAGCATTAGagcagttaaagaaaaaaaaaaaaagatgtgatgtAAACACAACTGATAGTTTTCTCTGTAAGCCACTTTCCACTGATttataaagctatggttttataattcttttaaaaaagacaatattTCCACATTGCTACATGCAGTGATTTCATTGTGTGTTCTTGACTACAACGCAATCTTCAATCTTCTTACACAGCTTGACACAGCCCATCAGGATTTCTTCAGAAAGTCAGCTTGTCATATTTTCAGCAGCCTAGAACAAGAGAGTATGATTCAGTATAACAAAataatgggaggaaaaaaaaaacatcatggAAATAAATTTGTCAATATTGCATTGCTGTTAACAAACAACTCTTCCCCCATATATAGCAATGCACCTTTATCAGCATGATGCAGTAGTCTTCACTTTTTGCAGTATATTATTAGAACTACCATTTGGACTGATTGCTAGGCTAACAGTAGAAAATTattgtgtttgtgctcagtcactcagttgtgtccaactttttgtgaccccacggactgcagcccgccaagctcctctgtccatggaattttccaggcaagagtactggagtgggctgccacttcccaCTCCAGagtcttttcaacccagggactgaacctgcgtctcttgagtctcctgcaccggcaggtgaACTTTTCACCACTGCACCACGTGCGAAGTCCAAACTGCTACATAATCTTAAATAAGAGTTGatgtaaaaataaagcaaacgcTACTTGAAAAATTAACTTATGGAAGTCCTCATCCACAGTCTTTATTAGTTTGCTTCTGTATGTTTCGTTACAGTGCCAAAGGGaattaagaatgaaaaagatCTTTCTGTTATGCTGTAacgcaaaggaaaaaaaaggcaaaagaggaaTAGTGAATACATGGCTAATACAGCTTTACCTAAACCACCATCCGTTACCCTTTCCCTGATTATTCTGTAGAAATTTCCAGACACCATTATCATTcatcagaaaattattttatatgcatttctAAAAGATAGGATTTAAACAGACAATTTGTCAAGGCCAAATATGGAAATATTGAATTTAAGTAAGTTTAATCTTAGAAGTACATGGTAAACTCAATTCATTTACATTTCAACCTCCTAattaaaacttgttttttaatattcagtctaAGTTAAGAGGTCCTTCAAGGAAATTCCTTAAGACACTGGGAAAGTTGTAGATAACTAAATATGAAACATTCTTGTCAACAGAACCTCCCATGTTTTTCTATATAGCTGGTTGTTCATCTTTCTCTTCTTGGGTTTACTATTAACAAGAATTAGAACCTGATCCCATTTTCATACTAATTTTAGAGGTTCCCCTCCAAGACACAATGCAACATGTCTTTTCATTTGAATTAGGCAAGCCGTCAACCTTGTAGAGCATTCATGTTAAACGTGTGCAGAACTACTTTCCAGTTGAAAGGAAGACAGCAATGGCATCCTAGAAACTCATACAGTTTCCGGACAGTCATTAAAGACTCCAAAAGTGTAGACACAGAGGTCCTGGGGAAAACCTACATTAGAAGTCTTCTCTCCAAACTTTCCATTGCCCAAGTTTACTCCTTCCTTTGTGAGGATGGGTGGGGACATGGGACTTCCTTCATCCCTCATTTCTCTGCCAACTACAAATTCTATAGTGCCAATGTCCTCATGCTGCAGTGAGGAGATACATCACGTACTCTAAGATATCAGTGACAGTACAGGACAGcttcaaaagaaaacacaaggcTTAGTGTGTCTGAAGTCACCGATAGTGTATAATTCAAGGTACCATGGCAAGAAAGTAGAAAATATGGGAAAATGAGTTTTGCCCACAATTTCTGAAACCAGAATTTATAAATGACTCCCAACATATAAATACTAGCACTGAGGAGACAACATAAAAATTCAGTGTTGATAAAGtaacattcataaaaataaagtcttatttttaaaagaaacacacgTGATTAACAATTCTACTTATGCTGTGGCAAATAAACATAAGGCAATCTGTCTACCACTGTTAAGAAATTCATCTATCTGGGTGACACACAACTACTGCTTTTactataatatacacacacatacatggatacatataaaatacaacaCCTATATACAAATCTAAaagatttgaaagagaaaaaataattagtaaaattattataattttcttcatatttaacaACAGAGGAAAAAACTATGTTTCAGATCAACAATTTCTTGCAACATTTCATCACATCCTTGATTTATATTGTACATGGTCTAAAACAGAGATGAGTAccataaaattaaattctaatcaCTAGGATTTCTAGGTAAAGATAATACAATGCAGCAAGAGGAGTTTCTCCTTACTCTATTTATCACactaagagaaataaacaaaaaacatgcGGAAAAAAATTCATAAGCAGCAACCACACTAAAGAGAGAACCTATGCATATTAAGGCAGTAAGGCTGGGGCAGGGTAAGGCGGTCAAGAGAAGACAGGTGTGGCTGAGTGCAGTTCTGAACTAACCAGCTCCCAACCTAGACCCAGCAGGAGCAGTTAGGAGACAGCAGACTTTGATCTGGAGAGAATCAACCTGAGGAAGTTTATTCATTTGTAATTCAATGAGATtaactatatttttgttttcaaagtagcATGAGaccagctgctactgctaagtcacttcagtcgtgtccaactctgtgcgaccccatagacggcagcccacaaggctcccccatccctgggattctccaggcaagaacactggagtgggttgccatttccttctccaatgcatgaaagtgaaaagtgaaagtgaagtcgctcagttgtatccgactcttagcgaccccatggactgcagcctaccaggcttctccgtccataggattttccaggcaaaagtactggagtggggtgccattgccttctccattgagacCAGCTAGGATGATGTTAACCAAATATTATCAGGGGTTATCTACTGGTGATCTTGaatgatttttgtttccttctttgtattttctgatctaaatatttaaaaattacctaCACGTATTACTATTATACAACTTAAATAGGTTTCAAAAATTACTTTCAAGAAAAAGTTCTAATGAACATTTCTTCTTTACTGGAAACTTTTCACGATCTCTTCCCCTACCTAGTTTTAGAAAGAGTCAGGTATACCAATTTTAGATTATGGGAGAAATGTGTTTTTAAGaggctttgtgtgtgtatgagactgattttccatgcaaatgggcaacactttctgatttttgttCAACTTAATtgtagtaagtcccctacatgcaAATGAGTTCTTTTCTGAGAGTGTCCAGtttgttcctaagtccaacaaagttagcctaggtacccaaccgACACaatatagtactgtactatagGTTTGCAATAGTATTATTATAACTGTATtttaggtttataatacttttcacacaaataatacataaaaaacaaacacaaaaaataaagaaacattttgaATCTAACAGTGCAGCACCTTGGAAAGTACAGGACAAGGGCTGGCATATAGGGAATGGCATCGAGTGGACAAGCAAGAAGAGTTACTTATGGTGAGGGAGAGGatgtgggagatggtagagctgaaggatggtCAGCAACAGGAGgcagagggcaagctgcaatttcactcacacctgacgTTCACAACTTGAAAGTTTGCTATGTAGGGGAGTTACTGTATTGACTTTGCCTTCAGAGTTCATTATAATCCACTGGATGTGGAATAACCGGTACACCAAAGCTGAAAAAGTTACGTTAAACAGGCACTTCTGAATCTCCTAATATCTTGGTTTTTATTCTAAGAAGCTATGTTGTCTGCCCCCAACCTTTCCAGCTAGGTTACTTGTCTCCAGTTCCTTCACATCAGTCAATCTGCATTAATACAAAAATCTCTTGTTATTCTGCCTCCCTATTCTCTTTCAAACTCCAGCACAGCTGAATAAAAATTTTGTGATTGTGGAAGATGTACATTAAATAAATCCTCTCCCACTGAAATTTCAGAAATTTACTAATAAAAGGCTACGAtacctcttatttttaaaaacagggttATGAGACAGTATTAAGCCAGGGAAGGTACTTGGGCTCCAGTCCACTGGTTTGGTTCTAATCATTTCATGCTTTTTTAAACAGCAGGCTCAGATATTTTTTAGAACTTACTGTAGGCAGAAACTTAGCAGTTAACAACTCTGACGTCAGAAGGTCTGAGCTCAAATCCTAGCTCAACCACTTAACTGTAAGTCTTGGAAGAAGTGAGTTAGCCACcacagcttcagtttccttaggGGTAAACTCTTACTAGTCGTCGTAGTAAACATCCTTGCATTGACTACAAAGGAAACAATGCAGCGAGAGCCCTTAGTGCAGAGTTTAGCAAAAGTAGAGTAAATACTAGCTATTCTTACTGTGTTAcgtagttatttttctttctctcatatgAAAGCAACAGTTGttgagttaaaaaagaaatagaaattgctagacaacacagggagctcaacttggtgctctgtgatggggtgggaggtgggtgggtggttcaagaggaaggggacttgTGTGTATCTGTGGCTGATTCGAGCTTTGTATGGCAGAAGCCTCAGTtcagcagctcagtcgtgtccaactctttgcgacctcatgaaccacagcacgccaggcctccctctccatcaccaactcccggagtttacccaaacccatgtccaatgagttggtgatgccatccaaccagccaACACAATTGTAAATTGTATTTACAACacaactgtaaagcaattatcctccaattaaaaatatattttaaaaaagaaatagaaaatttgaatagtTTTCAtaataattacttaaaaattctgattttaagCCTTACCTGTGTATCTGACAAaagttcatttccaaaatatttaaacaaagactacccacaaagaagaaaaggacagataacccagaaaaatgggcaaactacatgaaaaaatatttcacaaaagaaaatggccaaaaaaaattaaaaaaaaaaaaattcatttgatcTCACCAGTACTCATAGAAATGCTAATACACAAGGAGAAGTCCAAACACACCTaccagaatgactaaaattaaagaaCACTCACAATGATAGGTATAGACAAAGATGAGAAGCAAGGGAAATTCATTCGCTGCTGGTTGGAATACAAATTCATATAACCACTGTAGTAAAGTCTGGCCTTAATTCCTCAAGTTGAAGATACACACAAgctatgattcagcaattctagTTCTAGATACACACTCAACAGAAATGCCCACATACATGTATCAGAAGACACAGACAACTAAGCTCAGAGCAGCATGTTCATGATAGCTCTGGACAGGGACAAGCGAATACCCATTCACAGTAGGAAGGATAAAcaaaaaatactgtatttgtaTAATGAAACATGATTATTACAGTGAAAAGGAATGCACTACAGCTACATACAACAGAAATGAACCTCACAAAAATAATGTCAGATGAAAAAACTCAGTGGAAAAAAGAAACTGTGCTATAAAATCTCACTTACagcaagttaaaaaattttttacaaaattaaactgGTGTTTAGAGATCCATGCTTAGTCAGTGAAAATGTTGAAGTCTCTATCATAAAAATTAGGACAGTAGTTCTTGGAATGGGGAGCAGGAAAGAGAGGTTAGTGATAGGGGAGCATAAGGGAACTTCTAGGGTGGACAATGAGAACTGTACAGATACTCTACTTATGATACATTTTTGCTCTGTAAATGTGCCTTGTTTAGCTTTTGGTAttagatttaataaaataaaagttttcaaaagcacAAAACCAGTGACCCAAATTATTGGAACTTATCAGAGAGTAACTTAATCTGAGATGGGTAAACTGCATGTCTCCTCAAAGGAAGACAAAAGGGTAGAGAAGTCATTTCATCCTTGGACAAGTTTTAAGAGGGGACTAACTTAAGTGTTCATATGAGTGTTAcataaatatggaaataaaatcatGTGAGATTTTAAATAGGAGTGTGTGCAAGCAAAAAAGGGAACACAACATCTTTACTGTTTGCAGTCTCAGCAATTAAAAGGTGGTTAATGTGAATTTGAAAAAAGGTGGTCCCCTGGGTCCATGCTGGCAACACAGTTCAACTGGCCTCAGCAGTTCTTGGCCTCTGGGCTACCCATCCCTTTCCTTCAAGGATGTGCACACACTAATAGCTCCATCAGCCGCCTACAGAACCCCGGAAGTGTGACAGCCTTTCTTCATCCCTTTAAGTTCAAGCTGTACTGAGATGTTCACTGCATCTGAGTCACATAACCTAATCTCTTCACCAAAAGGTTATCTAGCTACACTCTCGGCCTTCTTTCCAGAGATCTATCTGGGTAGGCCGAGAGCTTCCCAAAGTGAGtgctggtttcttttttcttattccttcCTCAATTTCCTATTCCCCTTACATTTTACCATAAGCAGCAAGGAGAAATCAGGCCCCACTTTCCATGCTTTGGAAATTTCCTTAGCTAAATATCCAAGTTATTGCTTACAAGTTTTATTCTCCTTCCAACAGTAGAATATAATTCAGCTGAGTGCTCTTTATACTGAGGATGGGCCAACACCCGAAGTTGTTCATTTCTATCTGAGACATCAGAGAGGTACCTTTCATGTTCATATTTCTCACAAGATTCTATTCATAATGATAGACGTATTCTCTGAGAAGACTGatactcttttctcttctttctgagcTCTCACTAGAATCACCTTTAATGTCTATCATTAACCAAGTCTTTAAGGCCAACCAGGCTTTTATTATCAAGCATCCTAAAACTTTCCAACCTTTATTACCCAATTCCAAAGTCACATccacatttttatgtatttcttacaGCAGCACTCCACTTTCCCATAGTAAATCTAAATTAGATTTCTAGGGTTGCCATAACCAAGTACCATCAACTGGGTAGCTTacaacaacagaaaattattCTCTAGTAGTTCTGGAggcagaagtccaaaatcaaggtgtcaacaggaCCATTCTTCCCTCTGAAGGCTCTTGTAGAgtatccttccttgcctcttacCTTCTGGTGGCCCTCAATAGGGGCCTTCTTTGTCTTGTAAATgccatcactccaatctctgcctctgtcatcacaCAGCATcccctctgtgtcctcacatggtatgTGCTTTGTatatctgtgtccaaatttcccttgTCTTTGTAAGGACATTGGTCATTAACCCATTATGATCTCATGTCAATTTGATTATACCTACAGATACACTATTTCCAAACATGGTATATTCACAGGTGTTGCACACTTAAGCATATCTTTTGGGCGGGGCAGAAACAATATCACCCACAACACAAGCAGAATTCTAAACATAATCAGAGACTTTTACAAAAAGACAACATGGTTCAGATAGAGAATTCTGTGATCTGAACATATACTACTGAGACCCTGGCCTTCGGAATTTCTCCTGATGATGACGGCTGTTAGGTTAACCTTGCTTAGAATCATTCACATAAAATTTCAGCATTAATTGTTTTCTAAACAAAAGCATTTTCATTCAGAGTGAGTGAACGTATGAATCTCTACCTTTAAGGCTTCTGTGGCCTTGCGAAGTTCCTTAATAACTGATGATAAAGCTTCTGGGTTAATTCCTTGTTCACAAAGCCGCACACATATAGACAGAGTTTCCATGTCTAATCCAGTATTCAAAATTCTTGAAATCTCAAgtaggactggaaaaagacaagaaaattttaagaataaaatcttgtaacattttaaaaatgtacatgaatACTTCTGTTTTTTATTCATATAATACTGCATAACTCCAAAGAACAGCACAGCATTCCTAGATTTGGAAACTGGCATGTAATACTGCTCTTACTTAGCTCTACAAACTTACAAATAAATTTACAACCTCCCTCCACATAACTTTTCTATATCCTGGTTTATATTCTACTACTCATTTAGTATCtatctgaaatttaaatatcATAGTCAAGATTATTCTGAACATTTTCCCACTTTTTAGCATTCTCTTACAATGTAATGTAATCATTcaggtaatattccattttaagcAGATAACATACATTACTTAACTGCTCTGCTATTTTGTTGTGGGTCTCCTGTTTCCCTGATGAAAATAATACTGTGACAAATATCTGTAAATAGGAACTTAATTTTAtcagaataaattcctagaagtggaactgCTTAGTCAGTAATATACCATTTGGATTTTGATATGAACTGTATGAAAATGACACTTTATTTT
This genomic window from Bos indicus x Bos taurus breed Angus x Brahman F1 hybrid chromosome 12, Bos_hybrid_MaternalHap_v2.0, whole genome shotgun sequence contains:
- the MZT1 gene encoding mitotic-spindle organizing protein 1 codes for the protein MASSSGAGSAAAAANLNAVRETMDILLEISRILNTGLDMETLSICVRLCEQGINPEALSSVIKELRKATEALKAAENMTS